A region of Domibacillus sp. DTU_2020_1001157_1_SI_ALB_TIR_016 DNA encodes the following proteins:
- a CDS encoding PLP-dependent aminotransferase family protein, translated as MESKFAKRASRVKSSETREILKVTERPEVISFAGGLPAPELFPVEALNAACEAVLKEDGPASLQYSTTEGYIPLRNAIIKRMSAIGIQASLEQVIITSGSQQAIDLTGRLLLDEGDTILCESPTYLAAINAFKVYDANFVEVDMDEDGMIMEALEKQLQLHSNAKFIYTIPDFQNPTGRTMKLERRKRMIELANQYNVLIVEDNPYGAVRFSGEPLPPVKHFDTEGRVIYLSTFSKIFTPGLRLGWICADEVFIEKYVAFKQTADLHSDSFAQRITAKYMELYDIEAHIEKIKTVYKERCTTMLDCIDQFFPKSVSHSKPEGGLFIWVELPDSVDSSKIFLECLKNDVAFVPGIPFFPNSQQKNTLRLNYSNMPKERIIEGMKRLGEVLQRELQKEPAS; from the coding sequence CTCCCGGCACCTGAATTGTTTCCAGTTGAAGCGTTAAACGCAGCCTGTGAAGCTGTACTGAAAGAAGACGGGCCGGCCTCTCTTCAATACAGTACAACGGAAGGTTATATTCCCTTAAGAAACGCGATCATCAAGCGTATGAGTGCTATCGGCATTCAGGCTTCCCTGGAGCAGGTGATCATTACATCCGGTTCACAGCAGGCGATTGACCTGACAGGGAGACTGCTTCTAGATGAAGGAGATACTATTCTTTGTGAAAGCCCTACCTATCTGGCTGCGATCAACGCCTTTAAAGTGTATGATGCCAACTTTGTGGAAGTAGATATGGATGAAGACGGTATGATCATGGAAGCGTTGGAGAAGCAGCTGCAGCTGCATTCTAACGCTAAATTTATTTACACCATTCCTGATTTTCAAAACCCGACTGGCCGAACGATGAAACTCGAAAGACGAAAAAGAATGATTGAACTTGCTAATCAATACAATGTTCTCATCGTGGAAGACAATCCATATGGAGCGGTGCGTTTTTCCGGTGAACCTCTCCCTCCTGTCAAACATTTTGATACAGAAGGCAGAGTCATTTATTTAAGTACGTTTTCGAAAATCTTCACGCCGGGACTTCGGCTTGGCTGGATTTGTGCCGACGAAGTATTTATTGAAAAATACGTAGCGTTTAAGCAGACCGCTGACTTGCACTCTGACAGCTTTGCTCAGCGAATTACCGCAAAATACATGGAGCTCTATGATATAGAAGCTCATATTGAAAAAATTAAAACGGTATATAAAGAACGATGCACCACAATGCTTGACTGCATTGATCAATTTTTCCCTAAAAGTGTCTCTCACAGCAAGCCCGAAGGCGGATTGTTTATTTGGGTAGAGCTTCCGGATTCAGTTGATTCAAGTAAAATCTTTTTAGAATGTTTGAAAAATGATGTAGCATTTGTGCCAGGTATTCCTTTCTTTCCAAACAGCCAGCAAAAAAATACGCTGCGCTTAAATTACTCTAATATGCCGAAAGAGCGTATTATAGAAGGAATGAAGCGCTTGGGAGAAGTGCTTCAGCGAGAACTGCAGAAAGAGCCTGCGTCTTAA
- the asnB gene encoding asparagine synthase (glutamine-hydrolyzing): MCGFVGCMHARPYRQTEEMAENFKKMNALITHRGPDDEGYFMEDQVQFGFKRLSIIDLECGHQPLSYENDRYWIIFNGEIYNHVELRKELMEKGYEFATESDTEVIIALYSDMKEEAVKRLRGMFGFVIWDKVEQQIFGARDHFGIKPFFYLEQGEKTYFASEKKSILSARKGELDAKSLQHYLSFQYVPEPDTMTENVKKLEPGHFFTQKPGQAMKIQSYWKPTFRPIKSTEDQIIKDIRNVLIDSVNVHMRSDVPVGSFLSGGIDSSFIVSLAKQVNPNLKTFSVGFERNGFSEVDVAKETADALGLENISHIISPEEFVQELPKIIWHMDDPLADPAAVPLYFVAREARKHVKVVLSGEGADELFGGYNIYREPESLRVFQSIPGPVKGALKALSGILPDGFRGKSFIERGATPLEQRYIGNAKMFEEAEKRALLSQYKPNLGYTDITAPIYRQSADYDAVTKMQNIDIHTWLRGDILLKADKMTMAHSLELRVPFLDRKVFDVASSIATDQKIKNNTTKYVLRKAAEGIVPDHVVNRKKLGFPVPIRHWLKDELYDWSVNLIQVSGTDYLFNKQEALRLLQEHVDNKKDNSRKIWTILVFMIWHQIYVEEVYDVEQAFVMEPKKYPVYQ, encoded by the coding sequence ATGTGCGGATTTGTGGGTTGTATGCACGCACGGCCATATAGACAAACAGAAGAAATGGCAGAAAACTTTAAAAAAATGAATGCCTTGATTACCCATAGAGGACCAGATGATGAAGGTTACTTTATGGAAGATCAAGTGCAGTTTGGGTTTAAACGGCTGAGTATCATCGACCTTGAATGTGGACACCAGCCGCTTTCGTATGAAAACGACCGTTACTGGATTATTTTCAATGGAGAAATCTACAACCATGTTGAACTTCGGAAAGAATTAATGGAAAAAGGATACGAGTTTGCAACGGAATCTGATACAGAAGTGATTATTGCTTTATATAGCGATATGAAGGAAGAAGCAGTGAAGAGACTAAGAGGAATGTTTGGCTTTGTGATCTGGGACAAAGTAGAACAGCAGATCTTTGGAGCGCGCGACCATTTTGGCATCAAGCCGTTTTTCTACCTTGAGCAGGGAGAAAAAACGTACTTTGCCTCTGAAAAGAAAAGCATTTTGTCGGCTCGAAAAGGTGAATTAGATGCCAAGTCTCTGCAGCATTACTTAAGCTTCCAGTATGTTCCGGAACCTGATACGATGACGGAAAACGTGAAAAAGCTTGAGCCTGGCCATTTCTTTACGCAAAAACCTGGACAAGCTATGAAGATCCAATCTTACTGGAAACCGACCTTCCGCCCGATTAAGTCAACGGAAGACCAGATTATTAAAGACATTCGCAATGTGCTGATTGATTCTGTCAACGTGCATATGCGAAGTGATGTGCCGGTCGGTTCCTTTTTATCAGGTGGAATTGACTCTTCCTTTATCGTGTCACTGGCGAAGCAGGTAAATCCGAATTTAAAAACTTTTTCAGTCGGCTTTGAACGCAATGGCTTCAGTGAAGTAGATGTAGCAAAAGAAACAGCGGATGCGCTCGGTTTAGAGAATATCAGCCACATTATTTCGCCGGAGGAATTTGTACAGGAGCTTCCCAAGATCATCTGGCATATGGACGATCCATTGGCAGACCCGGCGGCCGTTCCGCTTTACTTCGTAGCGCGTGAAGCGAGGAAACATGTGAAAGTAGTTCTATCCGGGGAAGGGGCGGACGAGCTGTTCGGCGGCTATAATATTTACCGTGAGCCGGAATCTTTACGTGTATTCCAATCGATTCCAGGCCCGGTGAAAGGAGCACTGAAAGCACTGAGCGGTATTCTGCCGGACGGCTTCAGGGGAAAAAGCTTTATCGAGCGCGGTGCGACACCGCTTGAACAGCGGTATATCGGAAATGCGAAAATGTTTGAAGAAGCGGAAAAAAGAGCCCTGCTGTCCCAGTACAAGCCGAACCTGGGCTATACGGACATAACCGCACCTATTTATCGCCAGTCAGCTGACTATGATGCGGTTACAAAAATGCAAAACATCGACATTCATACGTGGCTTCGGGGAGATATTTTACTGAAAGCCGATAAAATGACGATGGCGCACTCGCTTGAACTGCGCGTGCCGTTTTTGGACCGAAAAGTGTTTGACGTAGCGTCATCCATTGCGACAGACCAAAAAATTAAAAATAACACAACGAAGTATGTACTGCGCAAAGCAGCTGAAGGTATTGTGCCGGATCATGTTGTAAACCGTAAAAAATTAGGTTTCCCGGTACCAATCCGCCACTGGCTGAAAGATGAGTTATACGACTGGTCTGTGAACTTAATTCAAGTCAGCGGAACCGACTACTTGTTCAATAAGCAGGAAGCGCTGCGCCTTCTGCAGGAGCATGTAGACAATAAAAAAGACAACAGCCGTAAAATCTGGACGATTCTTGTGTTTATGATCTGGCACCAGATTTATGTAGAAGAAGTATATGATGTAGAACAGGCATTTGTAATGGAGCCTAAAAAGTATCCTGTTTATCAATAA
- a CDS encoding tyrosine-type recombinase/integrase produces the protein MDKLIIHNESSPLIPENTEETISALVDQKDRAEREGKPDFYYFNDRDMLHYFLYRETNLNKKANRSKRTIREYEKELHMMIKQMLENGPVMHLDLDIVDDSLFKSLEKRHLRRYQKWVAEDSPHVKKRGSYSPATLERKTVIWKSFFSFLFKSGYIQKPIHEELLTVSVRSEDRPNRDLGPREVIQLLDYFEERKQYIAFALIHVLVSTGMRNEELCRLTLADVQYDSILGHHYLSVTGKGSKRREIPLKEKVLESILQYRKARFRPVTFPNSSEEPLFVTSTGRAFKPDGLAHYLKRVIKEVDLPFVHSGHIKLTAHVFRHSFAIISHLNKADIFSIMKALGHEDIHTTMIYLQKVLHREQHVIHQWSSESLGKYI, from the coding sequence ATGGACAAATTAATCATACATAATGAAAGTAGTCCGCTAATTCCCGAGAACACGGAAGAAACTATTTCTGCGCTGGTTGATCAGAAAGACCGGGCAGAGAGGGAAGGGAAGCCAGACTTTTACTATTTTAACGACCGGGATATGCTGCATTACTTTTTATACCGGGAAACCAATTTAAACAAAAAAGCGAATCGTTCCAAACGTACGATTCGGGAGTATGAAAAAGAATTACATATGATGATTAAACAGATGCTTGAGAATGGGCCTGTGATGCATTTAGATTTGGATATTGTGGATGATTCCTTGTTTAAGAGCTTAGAAAAACGGCACCTGCGCCGGTACCAAAAGTGGGTCGCGGAAGACAGCCCGCATGTAAAGAAAAGAGGAAGCTATTCACCTGCCACACTTGAAAGAAAAACGGTTATTTGGAAAAGCTTTTTCTCCTTTTTATTTAAAAGCGGCTATATCCAAAAACCGATCCATGAAGAACTGCTGACCGTTTCGGTCCGTTCTGAAGACCGGCCGAACCGCGATTTAGGGCCGCGTGAAGTAATACAGCTGCTGGATTACTTTGAGGAGCGAAAGCAATACATTGCTTTTGCCCTTATTCATGTACTGGTCAGCACCGGCATGCGGAATGAGGAATTATGCCGGCTGACACTGGCCGATGTGCAGTATGACAGCATTTTGGGCCATCATTATTTGTCTGTCACGGGAAAAGGAAGCAAGAGGCGGGAAATTCCTTTAAAAGAAAAAGTGCTTGAGAGCATCCTTCAGTACCGAAAAGCGCGGTTTCGTCCTGTTACTTTTCCGAACAGCAGTGAGGAACCGCTGTTTGTCACAAGTACAGGACGGGCATTTAAACCAGACGGACTCGCCCATTATTTAAAAAGAGTGATTAAAGAAGTGGACCTGCCTTTTGTTCATTCCGGCCATATTAAATTAACAGCTCACGTATTCAGGCATAGTTTTGCGATTATTTCTCACTTGAATAAAGCAGATATCTTTTCAATTATGAAAGCACTCGGGCATGAAGACATTCACACAACGATGATCTACCTGCAAAAAGTTCTTCATAGAGAACAGCATGTCATTCATCAGTGGTCGAGTGAATCGCTTGGCAAGTATATATAA